In Nitrobacteraceae bacterium AZCC 1564, the following proteins share a genomic window:
- a CDS encoding hypothetical protein (product_source=Hypo-rule applied; transmembrane_helix_parts=Inside_1_23,TMhelix_24_41,Outside_42_50,TMhelix_51_70,Inside_71_106) — protein MDDQGHTQSEQEDMTERRQRRARLFLVLSPVAFVFCWIFARAQDASHRDALIIAAASFVMCLFFSVHYRLRGERASGDMFSPNFLFHLFRKVRTVHTRPSSSQPLC, from the coding sequence ATGGATGATCAGGGGCACACACAATCCGAGCAAGAGGATATGACCGAGCGGAGGCAGCGCAGAGCCCGCCTATTTCTTGTTCTGTCGCCGGTCGCGTTTGTCTTCTGCTGGATATTCGCGCGCGCTCAAGATGCCTCCCATCGCGATGCGCTGATCATTGCTGCTGCCAGCTTTGTAATGTGTCTGTTCTTCTCCGTGCACTACAGGCTGCGTGGTGAGCGGGCATCAGGCGACATGTTTTCACCTAACTTCCTTTTCCATCTTTTCCGCAAAGTACGCACAGTCCACACCCGGCCTTCTTCCTCGCAGCCTTTGTGCTGA
- a CDS encoding hypothetical protein (product_source=Hypo-rule applied; cleavage_site_network=SignalP-noTM; transmembrane_helix_parts=Inside_1_6,TMhelix_7_24,Outside_25_205), with translation MLRRTALFILAFMALIVATLTADARSQRQNQNNPIPFSHSPCSVLSEGPCTPYYCSPLDHGPCIPEIDYPIGENLQLTILSKPNDKDAAKYVKPDHDLDTIGDLFAALRSCWTPPPESEAQEGMQMSVKFSFKRDGGLIGPPRVTYATDGVSVQTRDVYLGAIKEALNGCTPLALSRGLGGAIAGRPIMIRYVDNRPLSQTPQKR, from the coding sequence ATGCTTCGACGTACAGCTTTGTTCATCCTTGCTTTTATGGCGTTGATTGTCGCCACGCTGACGGCTGACGCCCGCTCGCAGCGTCAGAATCAGAATAATCCAATACCCTTTTCACATTCGCCATGCAGCGTGCTGAGCGAGGGGCCTTGTACACCCTATTACTGCAGCCCACTCGACCACGGGCCGTGCATTCCCGAAATCGACTATCCCATCGGCGAAAATCTGCAGCTCACCATCCTGAGCAAACCGAACGACAAGGATGCTGCGAAATACGTGAAGCCTGATCATGATCTTGATACGATCGGCGATTTGTTCGCGGCCCTGCGGTCCTGTTGGACGCCCCCGCCGGAGAGTGAGGCCCAGGAAGGCATGCAGATGTCGGTGAAATTTTCCTTCAAGCGCGATGGCGGATTGATCGGGCCGCCTCGGGTGACTTATGCGACTGACGGCGTATCAGTGCAGACGCGCGACGTCTATCTCGGTGCCATCAAGGAGGCACTGAACGGCTGCACGCCATTGGCCTTGAGCCGCGGGCTCGGCGGTGCCATCGCCGGACGGCCGATCATGATCCGATATGTGGACAATCGTCCGCTCAGTCAGACTCCCCAAAAGCGATAG
- a CDS encoding peptide chain release factor 3 (product_source=KO:K02837; cath_funfam=2.40.30.10,3.30.70.870,3.40.50.300; cog=COG4108; ko=KO:K02837; pfam=PF00009,PF03144,PF16658; superfamily=50447,52540,54980; tigrfam=TIGR00503): MTDTAVTTESPSRAPLAQEVKRRRTFAIISHPDAGKTTLTEKLLLFGGAINLAGQVKAKGERRNTRSDWMKIERERGISVVTSVMTFEFQDLVFNLLDTPGHEDFSEDTYRTLTAVDSAVMVIDAAKGIEARTRKLFEVCRLRDIPIITFINKMDRESRDPFDLMDEIEKTLALDTTPMTWPVGRGRDFLGTYDIETGGVRLLEGGGAKTGQAEKIAISDLASRNPNLDANAIEEELALVSEACKPFDLQAFREGHLTPVFFGSALRNFGVGDLLEGLGRYAPPPRAQEADKRKVEAADPKMSAFVFKIQANMDPNHRDRIAFARLCSGKLTRGMKAKLVRTGKNMSLSSPQFFFAQDRAIADEAFAGDVVGIPNHGTLRIGDTLTEGEDINFVGVPSFAPEILRRVRLTDAMKAKKLKEALQQMSEEGVVQVFRPRDGAPALVGVVGMLQLDVLKARLDAEYSLPVDFEISEFQLARWIAAEDRKKLDTFLAANNSGVADDVDNDPVFLAKNQFYLDYTRERSDGITFLSVKDVKKKV, encoded by the coding sequence ATGACCGACACCGCCGTAACCACTGAGTCCCCATCTCGCGCGCCGCTCGCCCAGGAGGTGAAGCGCCGGCGCACGTTCGCGATCATCTCGCACCCTGACGCCGGTAAAACGACGCTGACCGAAAAGCTGCTTCTATTCGGCGGCGCCATCAATCTGGCAGGACAGGTGAAGGCGAAAGGTGAACGCCGTAACACGCGTTCGGACTGGATGAAGATCGAGCGCGAGCGCGGGATCTCCGTCGTTACATCGGTCATGACGTTCGAGTTTCAGGATCTCGTTTTCAACCTGCTCGATACGCCGGGCCATGAAGACTTCTCCGAGGACACCTACCGGACGCTCACCGCCGTGGACTCCGCGGTGATGGTGATTGACGCTGCGAAAGGCATCGAGGCGCGAACCCGCAAGCTGTTCGAGGTCTGCCGGCTGCGCGACATTCCAATTATCACGTTCATCAACAAGATGGATCGCGAAAGCCGCGACCCGTTCGACCTGATGGATGAGATTGAAAAGACGCTGGCCCTCGACACCACACCGATGACGTGGCCGGTGGGGCGCGGTCGCGACTTCCTCGGCACCTACGATATTGAAACCGGCGGTGTGCGGCTCCTTGAGGGCGGCGGCGCGAAGACGGGGCAGGCTGAGAAGATCGCGATTTCCGATCTCGCCTCGCGCAATCCCAATCTCGACGCCAACGCGATCGAGGAAGAGCTCGCGCTGGTGTCGGAGGCCTGCAAGCCGTTCGACCTTCAAGCCTTCCGCGAGGGCCATCTGACGCCGGTATTCTTCGGCTCGGCGCTGCGCAATTTTGGTGTTGGCGATCTGCTTGAAGGTCTTGGCCGTTATGCCCCGCCGCCGCGCGCGCAGGAGGCCGACAAGCGCAAGGTCGAGGCCGCTGATCCGAAGATGAGCGCCTTCGTGTTCAAGATCCAGGCGAACATGGATCCGAACCACCGCGACCGCATCGCTTTTGCGCGGCTTTGTTCCGGCAAGCTGACCCGCGGGATGAAGGCCAAGCTCGTGCGCACCGGCAAGAACATGAGCCTGTCGTCACCTCAGTTTTTCTTCGCGCAGGATCGCGCCATCGCCGATGAAGCATTCGCGGGCGACGTGGTCGGAATTCCCAATCACGGCACGCTGCGTATCGGCGACACGCTGACCGAGGGCGAGGATATCAACTTTGTCGGCGTACCGAGCTTCGCGCCGGAAATCCTGCGCCGCGTCCGTCTCACGGACGCGATGAAGGCCAAGAAGCTCAAGGAAGCCCTGCAACAGATGTCTGAAGAGGGCGTCGTGCAGGTGTTCCGCCCGCGGGACGGTGCGCCTGCACTCGTGGGCGTCGTCGGCATGCTGCAGCTCGACGTGCTGAAAGCACGATTGGATGCGGAATATTCCCTGCCGGTGGATTTCGAAATCAGCGAATTCCAACTGGCGCGCTGGATCGCCGCGGAAGACAGGAAGAAGCTCGACACCTTCCTGGCGGCCAATAATTCCGGTGTTGCCGACGACGTCGACAACGATCCGGTGTTTCTGGCCAAGAACCAGTTCTATCTCGACTATACCCGTGAGCGTTCCGACGGCATCACCTTCCTGAGCGTCAAGGACGTGAAGAAGAAGGTGTGA
- a CDS encoding quaternary ammonium compound-resistance protein SugE (product_source=KO:K11741; cog=COG2076; ko=KO:K11741; pfam=PF00893; superfamily=103481; transmembrane_helix_parts=Inside_1_1,TMhelix_2_19,Outside_20_28,TMhelix_29_48,Inside_49_54,TMhelix_55_77,Outside_78_81,TMhelix_82_103,Inside_104_104), with protein sequence MAWGLLFIAGLMEIGWAIGLKYTDGFTRLMPSILTLISMVGSVVLLGLSLKTLPVGTAYAVWTGIGTVGTALLGIWLLGEPATAIRLACIGLIVAGIVGLKLVT encoded by the coding sequence ATGGCATGGGGATTACTGTTCATTGCCGGATTAATGGAAATCGGCTGGGCCATCGGCCTCAAATATACTGACGGCTTCACGCGTCTGATGCCCTCGATTTTGACGCTGATCAGCATGGTCGGCAGCGTCGTTCTGCTTGGCTTGTCTCTCAAAACCCTCCCGGTTGGCACCGCCTATGCGGTCTGGACCGGAATCGGCACGGTGGGAACTGCGCTGCTGGGCATCTGGCTACTCGGCGAACCGGCCACCGCCATTCGCCTCGCCTGCATCGGCTTGATTGTCGCGGGAATTGTCGGGCTGAAACTCGTCACCTGA
- a CDS encoding PiT family inorganic phosphate transporter (product_source=KO:K03306; cog=COG0306; ko=KO:K03306; pfam=PF01384; superfamily=53067; transmembrane_helix_parts=Outside_1_3,TMhelix_4_26,Inside_27_45,TMhelix_46_68,Outside_69_82,TMhelix_83_105,Inside_106_111,TMhelix_112_134,Outside_135_138,TMhelix_139_161,Inside_162_173,TMhelix_174_191,Outside_192_219,TMhelix_220_242,Inside_243_270,TMhelix_271_293,Outside_294_307,TMhelix_308_330,Inside_331_335), whose amino-acid sequence MDASLAFPVLVGLIAVALLFDFLNGLHDAANSIATIVSTRVLRPQYAVAWAAFFNFIAFAVFGLHVAQTIGTGIVQPDVIDAQVIFAALIGAIVWNVITWALGMPSSSSHALIGGLLGAGVTKAGISVTVWSGLSKTLLAIVLSPVIGFLLALLLTAIVSWASVRSTPFAVDRAFRILQFASASLYSLGHGGNDAQKTMGIIAVLLYSQGYLGAEFSVPFWVVLSCHAAMALGTLTGGWKIVRTMGMRITKLTPMQGFCAETGGAATLFMATFLGVPVSTTHTITGAIVGVGAARRMSAVRWNLASSIVIAWIFTIPASALVAAATYAIVSLFVR is encoded by the coding sequence GTGGATGCTTCGCTAGCTTTCCCGGTCCTGGTTGGGCTGATCGCCGTCGCGCTGTTGTTCGACTTTCTCAACGGACTGCACGACGCGGCAAACTCGATCGCGACCATCGTGTCCACCCGTGTGTTGCGGCCGCAATACGCGGTGGCGTGGGCGGCCTTCTTCAACTTCATTGCGTTTGCGGTATTCGGTCTGCACGTCGCCCAGACAATTGGTACAGGTATTGTCCAACCTGACGTCATCGACGCGCAGGTGATTTTTGCTGCTCTCATTGGTGCTATCGTATGGAACGTGATCACATGGGCGCTTGGCATGCCGTCGAGCAGCTCACATGCGTTGATCGGTGGATTGCTCGGCGCAGGCGTCACCAAGGCGGGAATTTCAGTCACCGTGTGGAGTGGGCTGTCGAAAACACTGCTCGCCATCGTGCTGTCGCCAGTGATCGGATTTCTGCTGGCGCTGTTGCTGACGGCGATCGTGTCATGGGCTTCGGTGCGCTCGACACCATTTGCGGTTGATCGCGCCTTCCGAATTTTGCAGTTCGCCTCGGCGTCGTTGTATTCGCTCGGGCACGGCGGTAACGATGCTCAGAAGACCATGGGCATCATCGCGGTCCTGCTGTACTCGCAGGGCTATCTTGGAGCTGAATTCAGTGTGCCGTTCTGGGTGGTGCTGTCCTGTCACGCAGCGATGGCGCTGGGCACGCTGACGGGAGGATGGAAAATCGTCCGCACCATGGGCATGCGCATCACCAAGCTGACCCCGATGCAGGGGTTTTGCGCGGAGACGGGCGGTGCCGCCACGCTCTTCATGGCGACATTCCTCGGTGTACCCGTCTCCACGACGCACACGATAACAGGCGCTATCGTGGGCGTCGGTGCCGCGCGCCGCATGTCGGCCGTGCGTTGGAACCTGGCTAGTTCCATCGTGATCGCCTGGATCTTCACGATCCCAGCATCGGCTCTCGTTGCGGCAGCGACATATGCGATTGTCTCGCTGTTCGTCCGCTGA
- a CDS encoding putative phosphate transport protein (TIGR00153 family) (product_source=TIGR00153; cath_funfam=1.20.58.220; cog=COG1392; ko=KO:K07220; pfam=PF01865; superfamily=109755; tigrfam=TIGR00153), protein MLGWFRALLPKEERFFDLFAKHSQAVLKGAEALEEMMRGGEETPVYCQRVSQFENDADQVTREVLTAVRRTFITPFDRGDIKNLITAMDDAIDQMQQTAKAVMLFEVRTFEPPMREIGTILVQCATLVGRSIPLMQSMGENVVTLTALTEEITRLEGRVDDLNDIGLRELFLKYRDGNAMDFVVGTEIYKHLEKVADRFDDVANEINSIVIEQV, encoded by the coding sequence ATGCTTGGCTGGTTTCGTGCTCTCTTGCCCAAGGAGGAGAGGTTCTTTGACCTGTTTGCCAAGCATTCCCAAGCGGTCCTGAAGGGGGCAGAGGCGCTCGAGGAAATGATGCGTGGGGGTGAAGAGACCCCGGTCTATTGCCAGCGCGTCAGCCAGTTCGAAAACGACGCCGATCAGGTGACCCGCGAGGTTCTGACGGCCGTCCGACGCACCTTCATCACTCCGTTCGACCGCGGCGATATCAAGAACCTGATCACGGCGATGGATGATGCCATCGACCAGATGCAGCAGACGGCAAAGGCCGTCATGCTGTTCGAGGTGCGGACGTTTGAACCGCCGATGCGCGAGATCGGAACCATCCTGGTTCAGTGTGCGACGCTCGTGGGGCGCTCCATTCCGCTGATGCAGTCGATGGGCGAGAATGTCGTGACGCTCACGGCGTTGACCGAGGAAATCACCCGGCTCGAGGGTCGCGTTGATGATCTCAACGATATAGGCCTCAGGGAGCTGTTCCTCAAATATCGCGACGGCAACGCGATGGATTTCGTCGTCGGTACCGAGATCTACAAGCACCTTGAAAAGGTGGCGGATCGGTTCGACGACGTCGCGAACGAGATCAACAGCATCGTGATCGAGCAGGTCTAG